Proteins found in one Hyla sarda isolate aHylSar1 chromosome 7, aHylSar1.hap1, whole genome shotgun sequence genomic segment:
- the LOC130282610 gene encoding zinc finger protein 271-like isoform X1, translating to MSRHFRCGDPRLCGRSMKFFLNKLSEDQIQFYSMNFNDEGGSDMEVTIQKSNLERQNWNSDGTLGDGETRCPPIKEEPFVCDEGNLATNNTNAPSRIKEEPVPTDGMTLQDPDPSVDEVPYPSTHIQEESYDGVNLTTQHCRHQDSSTCIKEEPVPTDEMTLQDPDPSVDELPYPSTHVQEESYDGVNLTTQHCPHHDSSTCIKEEPVLEARQKLTNTNTSRPEDHTQQYPSTRIKKETDSSDRSNETDSTISVTQQSPCDTKDELDTTEEDTDVDLPTDRVEFPPYIKPETASCDGGNLKDISVGPRSVKVEFISCEEDNLSEYTLVQIKEESASGEDDNTTDNENYLSSGCTESQINEDWSQDGNLDAPEAKSFSCLVCKKQFSSKSHLSRHHKSHSGAKSFSCSYCGKCFSRLEQCSTHQKTHTGEKPFTCSYCDKSFSQKSHVTVHERSHTGDKPFACFYCGKRFSQKARLVVHEKYHTDDKRFSCSFCGRCFLRREQCEAHQRMHTGEKPYPCTYCEKGFNQRAQLIIHERVHTGEKPVSCSDCGKRFSQRSNLITHQRIHTGEKPYSCSHCEKCFNTQTSLILHMRGHTGEKPYSCAECGKCFTHKSVYSKHQRVHTGEKPFSCTVCDRRFSQKAPLIAHQRTHTGEKPFSCPDCGKKFSQKGHLVTHQRIHTGEKPFSCSECENSFNTHSSLVFHQRLHTGEKPYPCTICEKSYTNKSQLVKHLKVHSGEKPFACPECGKCFTRKADFVVHQRVHTGEKPYPCSECGKRFTIHQNLVLHQRIHTGEKLCFCSECGKCFTRKSDFVIHQRVHTGERPYSCSQCGKTFTIHQNLILHQRIHTGEKPYLCSECGKTFGQKCTLNRHVKIHKGEK from the coding sequence gtctatgaaattttttttaaacaaactatCGGAGGATCAGATACAATTTTATTCTATGAATTTTAATGATGAAGGTGGAAGTGACATGGAGGTGACAATCCAGAAGTCAAACCTAGAACGGCAAAACTGGAACAGTGATGGGACTCTGGGTGATGGAGAGACAAGATGTCCACCGATCAAGGAGGAACCGTTCGTGTGTGATGAGGGAAATCTAGCAACAAATAACACAAACGCACCTTCTCGAATTAAGGAGGAACCAGTCCCTACTGATGGAATGACCCTCCAAGACCCCGATCCTTCTGTAGACGAGGTGCCATATCCTTCTACTCATATTCAGGAGGAATCCTATGATGGAGTaaaccttacaacccaacattgTCGTCATCAGGACTCATCTACTTGTATTAAAGAGGAACCAGTCCCTACTGATGAAATGACCCTTCAAGACCCCGATCCTTCGGTAGACGAGTTGCCATATCCTTCTACTCATGTTCAGGAGGAATCCTATGATGGAGTaaaccttacaacccaacattgTCCTCATCACGACTCATCTACTTGTATTAAAGAGGAACCAGTCTTAGAAGCTAGACAAAAACTCACAAACACTAACACTAGTAGACCAGAAGATCACACCCAACAGTATCCCTCTACTCGTATCAAAAAGGAAACGGACTCAAGTGACCGGAGTAATGAAACTGACTCAACGATAAGTGTTACACAGCAGTCACCATGTGATACAAAAGACGAGTTGGACACAACCGAAGAAGACACCGATGTTGACTTGCCAACAGATCGCGTGGAATTTCCTCCTTACATTAAGCCCGAAACAGCGTCATGTGATGGCGGGAACCTGAAGGACATTTCGGTAGGTCCCAGATCTGTTAAGGTGGAATTTATTTCTTGTGAAGAGGATAATCTCTCGGAATATACGTTGGTGCAGATCAAAGAGGAGTCGGCGTCGGGTGAAGATGACAACACGACAGACAACGAGAATTACCTGTCCAGCGGCTGCACAGAATCCCAGATAAATGAAGACTGGTCACAAGACGGAAACTTGGATGCACCGGAAGCAAAATCGTTCTCCTGCTTGGTGTGTAAGAAGCAATTCAGTAGTAAGTCACATCTTAGTAGACACCATAAAAGCCACAGCGGTGCAAAGTCGTTCTCCTGCTCTTACTGTGGGAAGTGTTTTTCGCGCCTAGAACAGTGCTCTACGCATCAGAAGACCCACACCGGAGAAAAGCCCTTTACGTGTTCATATTGCGACAAGAGTTTTTCTCAGAAGTCCCACGTCACAGTCCACGAGAGGTCCCACACAGGAGACAAACCCTTCGCTTGTTTCTACTGTGGAAAACGGTTTTCTCAGAAGGCGAGACTGGTCGTCCACGAGAAATATCACACGGACGACAAGAGGTTTTCATGCTCTTTCTGCGGGAGATGTTTCCTACGTCGGGAACAGTGCGAGGCTCACCAGAGGatgcacacaggggagaagccgtatCCGTGTACGTACTGTGAGAAAGGATTCAATCAGCGGGCGCAGCTTATTATACACGAGCGAGTCCATACGGGCGAGAAACCCGTCTCCTGTTCGGACTGTGGGAAACGCTTCTCCCAAAGGTCTAACCTGATTACCCACCAGAGAATCCACACTGGAGAGAAGCCGTACTCCTGTTCTCACTGTGAGAAATGTTTCAATACCCAGACTAGTCTAATTCTGCACATGAGAggccacacaggagagaagccatactcctgtgcagaatgtgggaaatgcttcaCCCACAAGTCAGTCTACAGCAAACATCAAAGAGTCCATacgggagagaagccattttcgtgCACCGTATGCGACAGACGTTTTTCTCAGAAAGCTCCGCTTATAGCACATCAGCGGACACACACGGGAGAGAAGCCATTCTCATGTCCTGATTGCGGAAAGAAGTTTTCCCAGAAAGGACATCTCGTGactcatcagagaattcacaccggGGAGAAGCCCTTTTCCTGTTCTGAATGCGAGAACAGTTTTAACACTCACTCTAGTCTCGTTTTCCATCAAAGACTCCATACAGGAGAGAAACCGTATCCTTGTACCATATGTGAAAAGAGTTATACCAACAAATCCCAGCTGGTAAAACATCTTAAGGTCCACTCGGGGGAGAAGCCATTTGCATGCcctgaatgtggtaaatgtttcacCCGTAAGGCCGATTTTGTGGTTCATCAGCGAGTTCATACCGGTGAGAAGCCCTACCCCTGCTCCGAATGCGGAAAACGATTTACCATCCACCAAAACCTCGTCCTACACCAGCGAATCCACACTGGAGAGAAACTTTGTttttgttcagaatgtggaaagtgttttacccgGAAGTCTGACTTTGTGATCCACCAGAGAGTCCACACGGGGGAGAGGCCGTACTCCTGTTCACAATGCGGCAAGACTTTTACCATCCATCAAAATCTCATTCTGCACCAGAGAATCCACACGGGGGAGAAGCCATATCTGTGCTCCGAGTGCGGGAAAACGTTCGGTCAGAAGTGCACCTTGAATAGACACGTGAAAATACATAAAGGGGAAAAATAG
- the LOC130282610 gene encoding zinc finger protein 271-like isoform X2: protein MAPYPQDMSMKFFLNKLSEDQIQFYSMNFNDEGGSDMEVTIQKSNLERQNWNSDGTLGDGETRCPPIKEEPFVCDEGNLATNNTNAPSRIKEEPVPTDGMTLQDPDPSVDEVPYPSTHIQEESYDGVNLTTQHCRHQDSSTCIKEEPVPTDEMTLQDPDPSVDELPYPSTHVQEESYDGVNLTTQHCPHHDSSTCIKEEPVLEARQKLTNTNTSRPEDHTQQYPSTRIKKETDSSDRSNETDSTISVTQQSPCDTKDELDTTEEDTDVDLPTDRVEFPPYIKPETASCDGGNLKDISVGPRSVKVEFISCEEDNLSEYTLVQIKEESASGEDDNTTDNENYLSSGCTESQINEDWSQDGNLDAPEAKSFSCLVCKKQFSSKSHLSRHHKSHSGAKSFSCSYCGKCFSRLEQCSTHQKTHTGEKPFTCSYCDKSFSQKSHVTVHERSHTGDKPFACFYCGKRFSQKARLVVHEKYHTDDKRFSCSFCGRCFLRREQCEAHQRMHTGEKPYPCTYCEKGFNQRAQLIIHERVHTGEKPVSCSDCGKRFSQRSNLITHQRIHTGEKPYSCSHCEKCFNTQTSLILHMRGHTGEKPYSCAECGKCFTHKSVYSKHQRVHTGEKPFSCTVCDRRFSQKAPLIAHQRTHTGEKPFSCPDCGKKFSQKGHLVTHQRIHTGEKPFSCSECENSFNTHSSLVFHQRLHTGEKPYPCTICEKSYTNKSQLVKHLKVHSGEKPFACPECGKCFTRKADFVVHQRVHTGEKPYPCSECGKRFTIHQNLVLHQRIHTGEKLCFCSECGKCFTRKSDFVIHQRVHTGERPYSCSQCGKTFTIHQNLILHQRIHTGEKPYLCSECGKTFGQKCTLNRHVKIHKGEK from the coding sequence gtctatgaaattttttttaaacaaactatCGGAGGATCAGATACAATTTTATTCTATGAATTTTAATGATGAAGGTGGAAGTGACATGGAGGTGACAATCCAGAAGTCAAACCTAGAACGGCAAAACTGGAACAGTGATGGGACTCTGGGTGATGGAGAGACAAGATGTCCACCGATCAAGGAGGAACCGTTCGTGTGTGATGAGGGAAATCTAGCAACAAATAACACAAACGCACCTTCTCGAATTAAGGAGGAACCAGTCCCTACTGATGGAATGACCCTCCAAGACCCCGATCCTTCTGTAGACGAGGTGCCATATCCTTCTACTCATATTCAGGAGGAATCCTATGATGGAGTaaaccttacaacccaacattgTCGTCATCAGGACTCATCTACTTGTATTAAAGAGGAACCAGTCCCTACTGATGAAATGACCCTTCAAGACCCCGATCCTTCGGTAGACGAGTTGCCATATCCTTCTACTCATGTTCAGGAGGAATCCTATGATGGAGTaaaccttacaacccaacattgTCCTCATCACGACTCATCTACTTGTATTAAAGAGGAACCAGTCTTAGAAGCTAGACAAAAACTCACAAACACTAACACTAGTAGACCAGAAGATCACACCCAACAGTATCCCTCTACTCGTATCAAAAAGGAAACGGACTCAAGTGACCGGAGTAATGAAACTGACTCAACGATAAGTGTTACACAGCAGTCACCATGTGATACAAAAGACGAGTTGGACACAACCGAAGAAGACACCGATGTTGACTTGCCAACAGATCGCGTGGAATTTCCTCCTTACATTAAGCCCGAAACAGCGTCATGTGATGGCGGGAACCTGAAGGACATTTCGGTAGGTCCCAGATCTGTTAAGGTGGAATTTATTTCTTGTGAAGAGGATAATCTCTCGGAATATACGTTGGTGCAGATCAAAGAGGAGTCGGCGTCGGGTGAAGATGACAACACGACAGACAACGAGAATTACCTGTCCAGCGGCTGCACAGAATCCCAGATAAATGAAGACTGGTCACAAGACGGAAACTTGGATGCACCGGAAGCAAAATCGTTCTCCTGCTTGGTGTGTAAGAAGCAATTCAGTAGTAAGTCACATCTTAGTAGACACCATAAAAGCCACAGCGGTGCAAAGTCGTTCTCCTGCTCTTACTGTGGGAAGTGTTTTTCGCGCCTAGAACAGTGCTCTACGCATCAGAAGACCCACACCGGAGAAAAGCCCTTTACGTGTTCATATTGCGACAAGAGTTTTTCTCAGAAGTCCCACGTCACAGTCCACGAGAGGTCCCACACAGGAGACAAACCCTTCGCTTGTTTCTACTGTGGAAAACGGTTTTCTCAGAAGGCGAGACTGGTCGTCCACGAGAAATATCACACGGACGACAAGAGGTTTTCATGCTCTTTCTGCGGGAGATGTTTCCTACGTCGGGAACAGTGCGAGGCTCACCAGAGGatgcacacaggggagaagccgtatCCGTGTACGTACTGTGAGAAAGGATTCAATCAGCGGGCGCAGCTTATTATACACGAGCGAGTCCATACGGGCGAGAAACCCGTCTCCTGTTCGGACTGTGGGAAACGCTTCTCCCAAAGGTCTAACCTGATTACCCACCAGAGAATCCACACTGGAGAGAAGCCGTACTCCTGTTCTCACTGTGAGAAATGTTTCAATACCCAGACTAGTCTAATTCTGCACATGAGAggccacacaggagagaagccatactcctgtgcagaatgtgggaaatgcttcaCCCACAAGTCAGTCTACAGCAAACATCAAAGAGTCCATacgggagagaagccattttcgtgCACCGTATGCGACAGACGTTTTTCTCAGAAAGCTCCGCTTATAGCACATCAGCGGACACACACGGGAGAGAAGCCATTCTCATGTCCTGATTGCGGAAAGAAGTTTTCCCAGAAAGGACATCTCGTGactcatcagagaattcacaccggGGAGAAGCCCTTTTCCTGTTCTGAATGCGAGAACAGTTTTAACACTCACTCTAGTCTCGTTTTCCATCAAAGACTCCATACAGGAGAGAAACCGTATCCTTGTACCATATGTGAAAAGAGTTATACCAACAAATCCCAGCTGGTAAAACATCTTAAGGTCCACTCGGGGGAGAAGCCATTTGCATGCcctgaatgtggtaaatgtttcacCCGTAAGGCCGATTTTGTGGTTCATCAGCGAGTTCATACCGGTGAGAAGCCCTACCCCTGCTCCGAATGCGGAAAACGATTTACCATCCACCAAAACCTCGTCCTACACCAGCGAATCCACACTGGAGAGAAACTTTGTttttgttcagaatgtggaaagtgttttacccgGAAGTCTGACTTTGTGATCCACCAGAGAGTCCACACGGGGGAGAGGCCGTACTCCTGTTCACAATGCGGCAAGACTTTTACCATCCATCAAAATCTCATTCTGCACCAGAGAATCCACACGGGGGAGAAGCCATATCTGTGCTCCGAGTGCGGGAAAACGTTCGGTCAGAAGTGCACCTTGAATAGACACGTGAAAATACATAAAGGGGAAAAATAG